One window of the Anguilla rostrata isolate EN2019 chromosome 13, ASM1855537v3, whole genome shotgun sequence genome contains the following:
- the LOC135238569 gene encoding ninjurin-1-like, which produces MTPEHMELNGDADTNREEVPLARRRGHRREPLNMNHYASKKSAAESMLDVALLMANASQLKAVLEQGSELNLYIPLIILISISLILQVIVGVLLIFIVKWNLNDLSKQFQLNVLENITTGMIFVIVVVNVFITAFGVQQTH; this is translated from the exons ATGACTCCGGAACACATGGAATTGAACGGAGATGCTGACACAAACAGAGAAGAG GTTCCTCTGGCCAGGCGTAGGGGGCACAGGAGAGAGCCACTGAACATGAACCACTATGCCAGTAAGAAGAGTGCTGCAGAGAGCATGCTGGATGTGGCTCTGCTCATGGCCAATGCCTCCCAACTGAAGGctgtgctggagcagggctCTGAATTAAACCTCTACATCCCCCTCATCATTCTCATTAGCATCTCCCTCATCCTGCAGGTCATTGTGGGGGTCCTTCTCATATTCATAG TTAAGTGGAATCTGAACGACCTGAGCAAGCAGTTCCAACTCAATGTGTTGGAGAATATCACCACTGGAATGATCTTCGTCATCGTGGTTGTAAATGTCTTCATCACAGCCTTTGGTGTACAGCAGACCCACTAA
- the LOC135238568 gene encoding caspase recruitment domain-containing protein 19-like isoform X3, translated as MGDSFHEQLQVDSRFLRSDKRLDTELVDKLILQLNRIYPQILTDKEAHRFRNLDVPTCIRLAELLTHLQEKGEEACYEFYRALHLHVEEVYFSLPTRVSRRGEPNGFPRMPPLKERFVMNDRSPWFFLGCFSIAVGLALLYYCGDREVLGDPRKMLGVTSLGLGHKAKELLISYTEDGNRKP; from the exons ATGGGAG ACAGTTTCCATGAGCAGCTGCAGGTGGACTCTCGGTTCCTCCGGTCCGACAAGCGGCTGGACACTGAACTGGTGGACAAACTCATCCTGCAGCTAAACCGGATTTACCCACAGATCCTGACTGATAAGGAGGCCCACAGA TTCAGGAATCTGGACGTGCCCACCTGCATCCGATTGGCCGAGCTCTTGACGCACTTGcaggagaaaggggaggaggcGTGTTATGAGTTCTACAGGGCGCTGCACCTCCACGTGGAGGAGGTGTACTTCAGCCTCCCCACACGAGTCAGCCGGAGAGGCG AACCCAATGGATTCCCCCGCATGCCCCCCCTTAAGGAGAGATTTGTGATGAATGACAGGA GTCCCTGGTTCTTTCTGGGCTGTTTCAGCATTGCGGTGGGGCTGGCACTGCTGTATTACTGTGGAG ACAGGGAGGTGCTGGGGGACCCCAGGAAGATGTTGGGGGTCACATCTCTGGGCCTAGGCCACAAAGCCAAAGAGCTCCTTATCTCCTACACAGAGGATGGTAACAGGAAGCCGTAG
- the LOC135238568 gene encoding caspase recruitment domain-containing protein 19-like isoform X2 yields MLKPIQSEGGPDSEEVAAWSGSTEGEVQRLFTMGDSFHEQLQVDSRFLRSDKRLDTELVDKLILQLNRIYPQILTDKEAHRFRNLDVPTCIRLAELLTHLQEKGEEACYEFYRALHLHVEEVYFSLPTRVSRRGEPNGFPRMPPLKERFVMNDRSPWFFLGCFSIAVGLALLYYCGDREVLGDPRKMLGVTSLGLGHKAKELLISYTEDGNRKP; encoded by the exons AGTGGCAGCACCGAAGGAGAAGTACAAAGACTCTTCACAATGGGAG ACAGTTTCCATGAGCAGCTGCAGGTGGACTCTCGGTTCCTCCGGTCCGACAAGCGGCTGGACACTGAACTGGTGGACAAACTCATCCTGCAGCTAAACCGGATTTACCCACAGATCCTGACTGATAAGGAGGCCCACAGA TTCAGGAATCTGGACGTGCCCACCTGCATCCGATTGGCCGAGCTCTTGACGCACTTGcaggagaaaggggaggaggcGTGTTATGAGTTCTACAGGGCGCTGCACCTCCACGTGGAGGAGGTGTACTTCAGCCTCCCCACACGAGTCAGCCGGAGAGGCG AACCCAATGGATTCCCCCGCATGCCCCCCCTTAAGGAGAGATTTGTGATGAATGACAGGA GTCCCTGGTTCTTTCTGGGCTGTTTCAGCATTGCGGTGGGGCTGGCACTGCTGTATTACTGTGGAG ACAGGGAGGTGCTGGGGGACCCCAGGAAGATGTTGGGGGTCACATCTCTGGGCCTAGGCCACAAAGCCAAAGAGCTCCTTATCTCCTACACAGAGGATGGTAACAGGAAGCCGTAG